From the genome of Triticum aestivum cultivar Chinese Spring chromosome 3B, IWGSC CS RefSeq v2.1, whole genome shotgun sequence, one region includes:
- the LOC123066885 gene encoding uncharacterized protein encodes MAAYYNGGRPMSYSNTGEGFDGGRTIYSTPTECYDASKHGLGTGRGHGYGGTRMYSDTTDVQCFDSSMHGQGRGGGGRTMYSNTADGLFDSGRPGYGHVHSYGHNDGRIMSHTTTTTKESFGGGEQGQGYYKKEVKQHKNRELVGEVGAFAPVITQEVNIA; translated from the coding sequence ATGGCGGCCTACTACAACGGCGGCAGGCCCATGTCCTACTCCAACACCGGCGAGGGCTTCGACGGTGGCAGGACCATTTACTCCACCCCCACTGAGTGCTATGACGCCAGCAAGCACGGCCTTGGCACCGGCCGCGGCCATGGGTATGGCGGGACCAGAATGTACTCCGACACGACCGACGTCCAGTGCTTCGACTCCAGCATGCACGGGcaaggccgcggcggcggtggcaggaCCATGTATTCCAACACCGCCGACGGGCTCTTCGACTCAGGCAGGCCCGGGTATGGGCACGTCCACAGCTACGGGCACAACGACGGTAGGATCATGTCGCACACTACTACCACCACCAAGGAGTCCTTCGGCGGAGGCGAGCAGGGGCAGGGGTACTACAAGAAGGAGGTGAAGCAGCACAAGAACAGGGAGCTCGTCGGTGAGGTCGGCGCCTTTGCCCCGGTAATTACTCAAGAAGTCAACATAGCATAG